DNA from Amycolatopsis sp. DSM 110486:
CGACGCAGCGAGCCGCACCCCGGTGGCCACGAACGGCGCCACGGCGGGCAGCACCACGTGCCCGAGCCGTTGGTGGGCTCGCAGCCCGAACACGCGGGCGCTGTCGCGCAGCACGTCGTTGATGCCGCTGACCCCGTAGAAGGTCTGGAAGAGCATCGGCCACAGCGCGCCGACCATGCCGAGCAAAGTGGACACCCGGGGGGTGGCACCGAGCAACAGCAGCATCAGCGGCAGGAACACCACTGCCGGCACGAAACGCAGGAAGTCGAGCGGGTAGTGCACGAGCCGGTACAGCAGCGGCACGGTGCCGAGCGCGACGCCGAGGACCAGGCCGGCGACCACACCGCCGGCCAGGCCGACGGCGACCTGCTCCAGGGTCGCCATCAGGGCGTGGACGAACCCCGCGGTGGGAGCCAATTCGACGAGCGCCGCCCCGATCGCGCTGATCGACGGCACCTCCGGCGGCAGCCAGCCGGCGCGGGCGATCAGTTCCCACAGCACGAGGATGCCGAGGGTGGTCAGCCACGGGAGGCCGCGCAGCAGCCACGGCCGGGAAGCCCGGCGGGCGGGGGCGGCCGCCGGCGTCGGTGCGTCGAATCCGGCGGGCGCGGGGGCCAGGCCGGTGGGGGTCGGCTGGGTGCTCACGGCACTACGTACGTTCCGTACGCGGGCGCGACCGAGACCACCCCGTACTTGACTGTGAACGCCGCTTCCTTCTCGATCACCTGGCGGCTGACGTCCGCGGTGTAGAGCGGTAACGGAGCCTGGGCCACGAGATCGGGATCGGCCTTCGTCTGCTTCACGATGGCCTTGCGGGTCTCGTCGGGATGTGCGTTGGCGTACTCACTGGACTCTCGCACCGCCTTGCGCCACCTTTCCACGATGCCGGGATGCTGGTCGATGAAGGACTTGGCCATGAAGAACACCGTGTTGTCGGCGTCCGGATCGGCGAACGCGACGGCCGGCGAGTCACCGATGTCCCGAAAGCCCTTCTTCCGCAACGCCGTCGCGTACGGCTGGGCGGTGCTGATCGCGTCGACCTTGCCCTGATCGAGGGCGGTGATCTGGTCGGGGAACGTGAGCTGTACCAAGTGGACGGACGACGCGTCGCCGCCGTCCTTCTCGATCGCCTCGCGGATCCAGAACTCCCAGCAGCACTTCAGGGAGTTCACGGCGACCGTCTTGCCCGCAAGGTCCTTGAAGGACCGGATCGAGCTGCCGCCCGCCACCATGGTCTGGTACTGCGCCCCGGCCGCGGCGGGACGGTCGGCGACCGCGCCCGACACGATCTGCACCGGGATGTGCGAGGCCGCCGCGATCACGACCGGCGAGATGCCGCCGAGCGCCACCTGCTGCTGGCCGTTGATGACCTGGGTGATCGCTCCGGCGCCGGTGGCCGCGCGGCCGATGGTGAGGTCGATCCCGTTCTGCGCGAAGAACCCGTGCTGCTCTCCCACCAGGATCGCGGTGGACGACTGCGACGCCGCGACCCCCGCCGTGATCGGGATCAGGCCGCCGGTCGACCCGCCACCGAGCGTGTTGGTCGCGCTCAGCGCCCCGCACGCCGACAGCAGGAACATGGCCCCGGTGAGCACCAGGCACGCGAGTTTGCGTCGATACTTCACGGTTGGCTCCGTTTCGCCGGTGAAACGAATCAAAGTCCTTGCGGGGCCGCGGAAATCGCCCGTTCGGGAGAAGAATTGTGCCCGTATCGTACGCCGTGCTCGCGCGCACGAACACAGTTTTTCGTTGTTATTACTGGGAAATACGCGCCGTGTCCGCTTCGGACACCCGCGGTAGCAGTGCGAGTGCGTTGTCCCGGTTGACGGCGGCGCGCTGCGTTTCGGACAGCGGATACGCGTCCAGCTGCGCGGTGAAGTACTGGGAATTGTCGCCGCGGGCATAGGGCCAGTCGCTGCCGTAGAGCACGCGGTCCGGCGCGGCGAACGCGAGCAGGCTCGGCAGGGTGTCCGCGTTGGCGGACAACGCCGTGTCGAAGTAGAACGTGCGCAGGTCGCGCAGGAAGTTCTCGCGCGTGACGACGTGCCCCGCCGCGCCTTCGGTGAGACTGGCCATGCGGTGTGCCGCGTACGGTACGAACCCGCCGGCGTGCGAGAGGATCATCCGCATCCGGGTCGACCGGGCCACCACGCCGTGGCGCACGAGGTTGAGGGCCGCGCGGGTGGTGTCGAGCAAGAAGTCGGCGGCGAAGGGCGGCACGCCCGGCACCGCGGGTCCGGGCGGCGCGGTCGGATGGACGAACACCACCGCCGCCCGCCGGTCCAATTCGGCCATCAGCGGGTCGAACGCCGGGTCGCCGAGGTACACGCCGTCCACATTGGCCAACAGGATCACGCCGTCGGCGTGCAGCTCGTCGAAGGCGTAGGCCACCTCGGCGAGCGAACCGTCCACATCGGGCAGTGGTACCGAGGCGAAGAACCCGAAGCGACCGGGGTGGTCGCGGACCAGCCCGGCGGAGAACTCGTTGACCTGCCGTGCCAATTTCCGCGTGTCGGCGGCGCTGCCGCCCAGGTGCACGCCGGGACGCCCGACGGAGACGACGGCCGTCGCAATGGCGA
Protein-coding regions in this window:
- a CDS encoding ABC transporter substrate-binding protein, which produces MKYRRKLACLVLTGAMFLLSACGALSATNTLGGGSTGGLIPITAGVAASQSSTAILVGEQHGFFAQNGIDLTIGRAATGAGAITQVINGQQQVALGGISPVVIAAASHIPVQIVSGAVADRPAAAGAQYQTMVAGGSSIRSFKDLAGKTVAVNSLKCCWEFWIREAIEKDGGDASSVHLVQLTFPDQITALDQGKVDAISTAQPYATALRKKGFRDIGDSPAVAFADPDADNTVFFMAKSFIDQHPGIVERWRKAVRESSEYANAHPDETRKAIVKQTKADPDLVAQAPLPLYTADVSRQVIEKEAAFTVKYGVVSVAPAYGTYVVP
- a CDS encoding amidohydrolase family protein, giving the protein MTTGRIDTHHHIVPPVWADALRTSGYFGGQATPAWSPAAALELLDELAIATAVVSVGRPGVHLGGSAADTRKLARQVNEFSAGLVRDHPGRFGFFASVPLPDVDGSLAEVAYAFDELHADGVILLANVDGVYLGDPAFDPLMAELDRRAAVVFVHPTAPPGPAVPGVPPFAADFLLDTTRAALNLVRHGVVARSTRMRMILSHAGGFVPYAAHRMASLTEGAAGHVVTRENFLRDLRTFYFDTALSANADTLPSLLAFAAPDRVLYGSDWPYARGDNSQYFTAQLDAYPLSETQRAAVNRDNALALLPRVSEADTARISQ
- a CDS encoding ABC transporter permease, producing MSTQPTPTGLAPAPAGFDAPTPAAAPARRASRPWLLRGLPWLTTLGILVLWELIARAGWLPPEVPSISAIGAALVELAPTAGFVHALMATLEQVAVGLAGGVVAGLVLGVALGTVPLLYRLVHYPLDFLRFVPAVVFLPLMLLLLGATPRVSTLLGMVGALWPMLFQTFYGVSGINDVLRDSARVFGLRAHQRLGHVVLPAVAPFVATGVRLAASHVLVVVVAVEIIASVRGIGADIAVYASNAVYPSMYALVFVVGVLGVLANVGLLAIERRVLGWHISYREEAR